Proteins encoded by one window of Pseudonocardia sp. HH130629-09:
- a CDS encoding HAD family hydrolase, which produces MIRLVALDIDGTIVHGRRPPSPAVLEAIALAGTRAEVMLCTGRTVVGVAGALDAIGLRDGVTLTSNGAVEMETATRRVLTMERLGPEAVTAALDTMTELFPGAVFACEHVGVGQRVSAPFPDGVLAGTVTEVGRGGLLDEPTPKLVMYWPGHDPAETAARASRLRVPGTEPTLDHELPWVTLVPAGVSKASGLARVAARLGVDRSEVLAVGDGDNDRAMLRWAGRGIAMGQAPPDVHADADESTDTVEQDGLARALERVFG; this is translated from the coding sequence GTGATCCGGCTGGTCGCGCTCGACATCGACGGCACCATCGTCCACGGGCGCAGGCCCCCGAGCCCTGCGGTCCTCGAGGCGATCGCGCTCGCCGGGACCCGGGCCGAGGTGATGCTGTGCACCGGCCGGACCGTCGTCGGCGTGGCCGGTGCGCTGGACGCGATCGGGCTGCGCGACGGCGTCACCCTGACCTCCAACGGCGCGGTCGAGATGGAGACCGCGACCCGCCGGGTGCTGACGATGGAGCGGCTCGGCCCCGAGGCCGTGACCGCCGCCCTCGACACGATGACCGAGCTGTTCCCGGGGGCGGTGTTCGCCTGCGAGCACGTCGGCGTCGGGCAGCGGGTCAGCGCCCCGTTCCCCGACGGCGTGCTCGCCGGCACCGTCACCGAGGTCGGCCGCGGCGGTCTGCTCGACGAGCCGACACCCAAGCTGGTCATGTACTGGCCGGGGCACGACCCGGCGGAGACCGCGGCCCGCGCCTCCCGGCTCCGGGTGCCCGGCACCGAGCCGACGCTCGACCACGAGCTGCCGTGGGTGACGCTGGTGCCGGCCGGGGTGTCCAAGGCGTCCGGGCTCGCGCGGGTCGCGGCCCGGCTCGGTGTCGACCGTTCCGAGGTCCTCGCCGTCGGCGACGGCGACAACGACCGCGCGATGCTGCGCTGGGCAGGCCGCGGGATCGCGATGGGGCAGGCCCCGCCGGACGTGCACGCCGACGCCGACGAGTCCACCGACACCGTCGAGCAGGACGGCCTGGCCCGCGCCCTGGAGCGCGTGTTCGGCTAG
- a CDS encoding helicase HerA-like domain-containing protein, with product MADDTPARTIAAGYATDGAALELGTVLVDGVCDPQARVRIPLATLNRHGLVAGATGTGKTKTLQALAGQLSDAGVPVLLADVKGDLSGMARPGEPNDKVTARATDAGDDWVPTAYPVQFLSLGDGGVAVPVRATLTQFGPILLAKVLGLNATQESTLGLIFHWADQRGLPLLDTKDLRAVITHLTSDEGKADLKGIGGVSPATAGVILRALVNLEAQGGEEFFGEPEFDPADLMRQVDGKGVVTLLELAERAANPVLFSTFLMWLLAELYEELPEAGDLDRPELVFFFDEAHLLFTDASKAFLDRIEQTVKLIRSKGVGVFFCTQLPTDVPNEVLSQLGARIQHALRAFTPDDQKALSRTVRTYPKSEVYDLESALTSLGTGEAIVTVLSERGAPTPVAWTRLRAPRSLMAALPVDDVRADAAASPLQAKYGQMVDRESAYEKLTASIAAGPGGEATPVGAPAPAPEPGQAPPPPPQDSSGGGIFSKIGDFLQSPTGRQLTNTVTREITRSLFGTRRRR from the coding sequence GTGGCTGACGACACACCCGCTCGCACCATCGCCGCCGGATACGCCACCGACGGGGCCGCGCTGGAGCTCGGCACCGTCCTCGTCGACGGCGTGTGCGACCCGCAGGCAAGGGTCCGGATCCCGCTCGCGACGCTGAACCGGCACGGCCTGGTGGCCGGGGCGACCGGCACCGGCAAGACGAAGACGCTGCAGGCGCTGGCCGGGCAGCTCTCCGATGCCGGGGTCCCGGTCCTGCTCGCCGACGTCAAGGGCGACCTGTCCGGCATGGCCCGGCCGGGTGAGCCGAACGACAAGGTCACCGCCCGCGCGACCGACGCCGGCGACGACTGGGTCCCGACCGCGTACCCGGTGCAGTTCCTGTCCCTGGGCGACGGCGGCGTCGCCGTCCCGGTGCGGGCGACGCTGACCCAGTTCGGCCCGATCCTGCTGGCGAAGGTGCTCGGCCTCAACGCCACCCAGGAGTCCACCCTCGGCCTGATCTTCCACTGGGCCGACCAGCGCGGGCTGCCGCTGCTCGACACCAAGGACCTGCGCGCGGTCATCACGCACCTCACCTCCGACGAGGGCAAGGCCGACCTCAAGGGCATCGGCGGGGTCTCCCCGGCGACGGCAGGGGTCATCCTGCGCGCACTGGTCAACCTGGAGGCCCAGGGCGGCGAGGAGTTCTTCGGCGAGCCCGAGTTCGATCCCGCGGACCTGATGCGTCAGGTCGACGGGAAGGGTGTCGTCACGCTGCTGGAGCTGGCCGAACGCGCCGCGAACCCGGTGCTGTTCTCCACGTTCCTGATGTGGCTGCTCGCCGAGCTGTACGAGGAGCTGCCCGAGGCGGGTGACCTGGACCGGCCCGAGCTGGTCTTCTTCTTCGACGAGGCGCATCTGCTGTTCACCGACGCCTCGAAGGCGTTCCTCGACCGCATCGAGCAGACCGTCAAGCTCATCCGGTCCAAGGGCGTCGGGGTGTTCTTCTGCACCCAGCTGCCCACCGACGTGCCGAACGAGGTGCTGTCCCAGCTCGGCGCGCGGATCCAGCACGCGCTGCGGGCCTTCACCCCGGACGACCAGAAGGCGTTGTCGCGCACGGTGCGGACCTATCCGAAGTCCGAGGTCTACGACCTGGAGTCGGCGCTGACCTCGCTGGGCACCGGTGAGGCGATCGTCACGGTGCTGTCCGAGCGCGGCGCGCCCACACCGGTCGCCTGGACCCGGCTGCGGGCCCCGCGCTCGTTGATGGCCGCCCTGCCCGTCGACGACGTCCGCGCCGACGCCGCCGCCTCGCCGTTGCAGGCGAAGTACGGACAGATGGTGGACCGCGAGTCGGCCTACGAGAAGCTCACCGCGAGCATCGCGGCCGGACCGGGTGGCGAGGCGACGCCGGTCGGGGCGCCCGCCCCCGCTCCGGAGCCGGGCCAGGCCCCGCCGCCCCCGCCGCAGGACTCGTCGGGCGGCGGGATCTTCTCCAAGATCGGGGACTTCCTGCAGTCGCCGACCGGTCGTCAGCTCACGAACACGGTGACCCGGGAGATCACCCGCAGCCTGTTCGGGACCCGCCGGCGTCGCTGA
- a CDS encoding GNAT family N-acetyltransferase, producing the protein MPVPVLHGPRLLLPGWTPAVAAAVVAGARRADWAPDFPAEGDRIVARLLARDPGGPGWGELGHRLLVERDGGTVVGGAGLFPAPDDGPAAVELGYGVVPSRRGRGYAVEAAGLLLALARSAGASPLVAGVEPGNRASERVLERIGMRPTGTRDGVARFRLDVGSGT; encoded by the coding sequence GTGCCCGTCCCCGTCCTGCACGGACCACGACTGTTGCTCCCCGGATGGACCCCGGCGGTGGCGGCGGCCGTCGTGGCCGGCGCCCGGCGCGCCGACTGGGCGCCGGACTTTCCCGCCGAGGGCGACCGGATCGTCGCCCGGCTGCTCGCCCGCGACCCGGGCGGGCCGGGCTGGGGCGAGCTCGGCCACCGGCTGCTCGTCGAACGCGACGGTGGAACGGTCGTCGGCGGTGCGGGGCTGTTCCCCGCCCCCGACGACGGCCCGGCCGCCGTCGAGCTCGGCTACGGCGTGGTGCCGTCGCGCCGCGGCCGCGGCTACGCCGTCGAGGCCGCCGGCCTGTTGCTCGCCCTGGCCCGCTCGGCCGGGGCGTCGCCGCTGGTCGCGGGCGTCGAGCCCGGCAACCGTGCGTCGGAGCGGGTGCTGGAGCGGATCGGGATGCGCCCCACCGGGACCCGCGACGGCGTCGCCCGGTTCCGGCTCGACGTAGGGTCGGGGACGTGA
- the orn gene encoding oligoribonuclease yields the protein MTDRLVWIDCEMTGLDLGSDALIEIAALVTDGDLNILGEGVDVVIACDDAKLDAMPDVVRDMHARSGLTAEVRRATVTVEQAEKMVLDYVRTHVPDARSAPLAGNSIATDRGFIARDMTELDSYLHYRMIDVSSVKELARRWFPRVFYAKPEKGLAHRALADIRESIRELAYYRQALFVAPPGPTTEQAQAAAAAVARVAAPPQTGTTPG from the coding sequence ATGACCGATCGGCTGGTGTGGATCGACTGCGAGATGACCGGGCTGGATCTGGGCTCCGACGCCCTGATCGAGATCGCGGCGCTGGTCACCGACGGCGACCTCAACATCCTCGGCGAGGGCGTCGACGTGGTGATCGCCTGTGACGACGCGAAGCTCGACGCGATGCCCGACGTCGTCCGAGACATGCACGCCCGGTCCGGGCTGACCGCCGAGGTCCGGCGCGCGACGGTCACGGTCGAGCAGGCCGAGAAGATGGTGCTCGACTACGTCCGCACCCACGTCCCGGACGCCCGCTCCGCGCCGCTGGCCGGCAACTCGATCGCCACCGACCGCGGGTTCATCGCCCGGGACATGACCGAGCTGGACTCATACCTGCACTACCGGATGATCGACGTCAGCTCGGTGAAGGAGCTGGCGCGGCGCTGGTTCCCACGGGTGTTCTACGCGAAGCCGGAGAAGGGCCTCGCGCACCGCGCGCTCGCCGACATCCGCGAGTCGATCCGCGAGCTGGCCTACTACCGGCAGGCGCTGTTCGTGGCACCGCCCGGTCCGACGACCGAGCAGGCGCAGGCCGCGGCGGCCGCGGTCGCGCGCGTCGCGGCACCCCCGCAGACCGGTACGACCCCCGGCTGA
- a CDS encoding PH domain-containing protein, whose protein sequence is MSEPAPVAPAGDTGTTPGEVGWRRLLLVGPATALLRLAPALVVLVLFGAGSGNSTQVWIAGAAVVVAVAAGVVRWRTTRYRITNERVELHSGLLNRQRRSVPRDRIRTVDLTAPLLHRLVGLSVVKVGSGQSGSDAGLDLDAVATDEAERLRRELLARPAPAHGPAAATDGTGAARIGAIGTGADGTGAAAAAGAGAGAGAGADEAGADRGGASVGTAGPVEPEGEELDRIDWSSLRYAPLTVSSLAAIGALAGAAWNLLNETGLDPRSLPGADTVAGELSTAPVWATVLVAVGALLLVMVVGSIVLFVERWWDYRLSREPDGTLRVRRGLLTKRSLSVSEQRLRGVTVSEPLLVRALGGGAQAGALAVGLAGDDADSGSGALGPPVRRAHAHAVAATAARATGPVTDGPLRAHPARARTRRLVRAVGPALGVAAALGVLAWSDAAVWPVVVGVSLVLVAVPLALDRYRALGHRLDEHYLVARHGSLLRTTTALRRDGVIGWRIRQSLFQRHAGVLTLEATTAAGGGSVLVLDLDPADAVALMAAVTPDPVAPFRVPPRVSDAGGSRTGCG, encoded by the coding sequence GTGAGCGAGCCCGCACCCGTCGCACCCGCGGGCGACACCGGCACGACCCCCGGCGAGGTCGGCTGGCGACGGCTGCTGCTCGTGGGCCCGGCCACCGCGCTGCTGCGGCTGGCCCCCGCGCTGGTCGTGCTGGTCCTGTTCGGCGCGGGCAGCGGCAACTCCACCCAGGTCTGGATCGCGGGGGCGGCGGTCGTCGTCGCGGTCGCGGCGGGCGTCGTGCGCTGGCGCACCACCCGCTACCGGATCACCAACGAGCGCGTCGAGCTGCACAGCGGGCTGCTGAACCGGCAGCGCCGCTCGGTGCCGCGGGACCGGATCCGCACCGTCGACCTGACCGCACCGCTGCTGCACCGGCTCGTCGGGCTGTCGGTGGTGAAGGTCGGGTCCGGGCAGAGCGGGTCGGACGCGGGCCTCGACCTCGACGCCGTCGCCACCGACGAGGCCGAACGGCTGCGTCGCGAGCTGCTCGCCCGCCCCGCTCCGGCACACGGACCGGCCGCGGCCACCGACGGGACCGGGGCCGCCCGGATCGGGGCCATCGGGACCGGGGCCGACGGGACCGGGGCCGCGGCCGCGGCCGGGGCCGGGGCCGGGGCCGGGGCCGGGGCCGACGAGGCTGGGGCCGACCGAGGCGGAGCGTCCGTCGGCACGGCGGGTCCCGTCGAACCGGAGGGCGAGGAGCTCGACCGGATCGACTGGTCCTCGCTGCGCTACGCCCCGCTGACGGTCAGCTCGCTGGCCGCGATCGGCGCGCTGGCCGGCGCGGCCTGGAACCTGCTGAACGAGACCGGTCTCGACCCCCGCTCGCTGCCCGGTGCCGACACCGTCGCCGGGGAACTGTCGACCGCGCCGGTCTGGGCGACGGTGCTCGTCGCGGTCGGTGCGCTGCTGCTGGTCATGGTCGTCGGCAGCATCGTGCTGTTCGTCGAACGCTGGTGGGACTACCGGCTCAGCCGCGAGCCCGACGGCACGCTGCGGGTGCGCCGCGGCCTGCTGACCAAGCGCTCGCTGTCGGTGTCCGAGCAGCGGCTGCGCGGGGTGACGGTGTCCGAACCGCTGCTGGTGCGGGCCCTGGGTGGCGGCGCCCAGGCCGGGGCGCTGGCCGTCGGCCTGGCCGGCGACGACGCCGACTCCGGCAGCGGCGCGCTCGGCCCGCCGGTGCGCCGCGCACACGCCCACGCCGTCGCCGCGACTGCCGCCCGCGCGACCGGCCCCGTCACCGACGGCCCGCTGCGGGCGCACCCGGCGCGGGCCCGGACCCGGCGGCTGGTCCGCGCGGTCGGTCCGGCGCTCGGGGTCGCCGCGGCGCTCGGGGTGCTCGCCTGGTCCGACGCCGCGGTGTGGCCGGTCGTGGTGGGTGTCTCGCTGGTCCTGGTCGCCGTACCGCTCGCGCTGGACCGCTACCGCGCCCTGGGCCACCGGCTCGACGAGCACTACCTCGTCGCCCGGCACGGGTCACTGCTGCGCACCACGACCGCGCTGCGCCGCGACGGCGTCATCGGCTGGCGGATACGGCAGAGCCTGTTCCAGCGCCACGCCGGGGTGCTGACGCTGGAGGCGACCACCGCCGCGGGCGGCGGCTCGGTGCTGGTGCTGGACCTGGACCCCGCCGACGCCGTCGCGCTCATGGCCGCGGTCACCCCGGACCCGGTAGCGCCGTTCCGGGTCCCGCCGCGGGTCAGCGACGCCGGCGGGTCCCGAACAGGCTGCGGGTGA
- a CDS encoding PH domain-containing protein, which yields MTATGPRTGDPGSGIPTAALPLPLRPPANRVDPRAVWWWRLSAALVPLVLLVGQVVAWFLLPAVPWHGVLIATVVLTVGWLLVGTLVVPGLRYRLHRWEVTEDAVYTRSGWLVREWRIAPIPRVQTVDTEHGPLQQALGLATVTVTTASARGPVRIAGLDADAAAELARRLTETTGRHSGDAT from the coding sequence ATGACCGCCACCGGCCCCCGCACCGGCGACCCCGGATCCGGGATCCCGACCGCCGCGCTGCCGCTTCCGCTGCGCCCACCCGCGAACCGGGTCGACCCCCGCGCCGTCTGGTGGTGGCGGCTCTCGGCGGCGCTCGTCCCGCTCGTGCTGCTCGTCGGCCAGGTCGTCGCGTGGTTCCTGCTGCCCGCGGTCCCGTGGCACGGGGTGCTGATCGCGACCGTCGTGCTGACGGTGGGGTGGCTGCTCGTCGGGACGCTCGTCGTGCCGGGTCTGCGCTACCGGCTGCACCGCTGGGAGGTGACCGAGGACGCCGTATACACCCGGTCCGGCTGGCTGGTGCGGGAGTGGCGGATCGCGCCGATCCCGCGGGTGCAGACCGTCGACACCGAGCACGGCCCGCTGCAGCAGGCGCTGGGCCTGGCGACGGTGACCGTCACGACCGCGTCGGCCCGCGGCCCGGTCCGGATCGCCGGGCTCGACGCCGACGCCGCCGCCGAGCTCGCCCGCCGGCTCACCGAGACGACGGGGCGGCACAGCGGGGACGCGACGTGA
- a CDS encoding tyrosine-type recombinase/integrase → MPGSISVSEQTPGRWVARCKFRDQDGVTRPIRKHGPTKTGARNALNEAISDRQRAGRQRAGELTPGSTFADAAVLFLARVASRRADSTHALYEFHLRNTILPAIGALRLRECTVGRIDAFLAALESRYAANTRRKLRSIVSGVLQHAVLAEAIPHNPVRDLDRIEQSNGARKTKPRGLTIVERQRFLKWLDGSSDDEDERRKQLVAQRADLPDLVRYMLGTGLRIGEALASRPCDVNLAGIDLDVAGGRRTIPVVAMAGNMTWVKGKGLVRHEGKSASALRLIPLPNFTATMLRRRLSAELAPEDPLFPAAGRDGRLTFRYPANVRRSLRSVRDEVELGWMTPHTWRRTYATILDDEISFTDRMKADLLGQAKFLKDEYVSRGELHPEAAVVLDNALNPPTEAK, encoded by the coding sequence ATGCCCGGGTCCATCTCCGTCAGCGAACAGACGCCCGGCCGCTGGGTCGCCCGGTGTAAGTTCCGGGACCAGGACGGCGTCACCCGGCCGATACGCAAGCATGGCCCGACGAAGACCGGCGCACGCAACGCCCTCAACGAGGCGATCAGCGACCGGCAGCGCGCCGGCCGACAACGCGCCGGCGAGCTCACCCCCGGCTCGACGTTCGCCGACGCCGCCGTGCTCTTCCTCGCCCGGGTGGCGAGCCGTCGGGCGGACTCGACGCACGCCCTGTACGAGTTCCACCTGCGAAACACGATCCTGCCCGCGATCGGGGCCCTACGGCTCCGGGAGTGCACGGTCGGACGGATCGACGCGTTCCTGGCGGCCCTGGAGTCTCGCTACGCGGCGAACACCCGTCGGAAGCTCCGGAGCATCGTCAGCGGTGTACTGCAGCATGCCGTCCTCGCGGAGGCGATCCCCCACAACCCGGTCCGGGACCTCGATCGAATCGAGCAGTCGAACGGCGCTCGCAAGACGAAGCCACGCGGCCTGACGATCGTCGAGCGCCAGCGATTCTTGAAATGGCTCGACGGCTCGTCCGATGACGAGGACGAGCGTCGCAAACAACTCGTCGCGCAGCGGGCCGATCTTCCCGACCTGGTGCGGTACATGCTGGGCACTGGCTTACGAATCGGCGAGGCGCTCGCATCCCGGCCTTGCGACGTGAACCTCGCCGGCATCGACCTTGACGTGGCTGGTGGTCGACGCACGATTCCGGTCGTCGCGATGGCGGGCAACATGACCTGGGTGAAAGGGAAGGGGCTCGTCCGACACGAGGGGAAGAGCGCATCGGCGCTGCGCCTCATCCCGCTTCCGAACTTCACCGCAACGATGCTGCGACGACGACTGTCGGCAGAACTGGCTCCCGAGGATCCCCTCTTCCCCGCCGCAGGCCGGGACGGCCGCCTCACATTTCGATATCCAGCCAACGTCCGGCGCTCACTTCGATCGGTCCGGGACGAGGTCGAGCTGGGGTGGATGACCCCGCACACCTGGCGGCGGACGTACGCCACGATTCTCGATGACGAGATCTCGTTCACGGATCGAATGAAGGCCGATCTCCTCGGTCAGGCGAAGTTTCTGAAAGACGAGTATGTAAGTCGAGGCGAGCTACATCCTGAGGCGGCGGTGGTACTGGACAACGCATTGAACCCACCGACTGAAGCGAAATAG
- a CDS encoding glycosyltransferase family 39 protein produces the protein MTSTLDRTPTRSDPAPTAAGRSRWGRPAAVAALLVGTGVLYLWNLGASGWANSFYAAAVQAGAQDWTAFFFGSLDPQNGITVDKPPASLWPMEIAARIFGFSSWSMLVPQALMGVAAVGLLYAAVRRVSGHGAGLFAGALLALTPVAALMFRFNNPDALLTLLMVAAAYLVVRGCADGRTRWIVGAGLVLGFAFLAKSLQAFLVLPGMTLAWSWAAPVRPWRRVWQLLAGGAGIVVGAGWWLLAVALWPVGARPYIGGSGDNTPLGLAFGYNGLGRITGGERMGGGMPGGGMPGGAATGDSADGATGGMPGTTGGGMPDAMGGGMPGGMAGGPGGGGMGGGFGGQTGLLRMFESSFGTQVSWLLPAALVLLVAALVLRGRVARTDGVRASLLLWGGWTLVTMLVLSYMEGIVHPYYSVALAPGIAALVAIGGREVLAHRDRWWARGVLAATTVGTAVWAFVLLGWSPEFLPWLRWVVLVLGVVAGAALLLPAGRRWWTAVVLGAALLSGIAAPAAAVQTAATTHQGSIPTAGPTVSGSDGGPGGGPGDGDGRGMRDRGGDASGTRAGTGGDGATPGVGTTPGGSTTPGDGTTAGSSAIPGGGGTADGSADPSDGTTAGDGTTRPGAGGPGGGPDEGRSSEQVAALLRDAGPARWAAATVGSQSAASLMLAAGPDTAVFAIGGWSGSDEAPTLEQFQQYVQQGDVRYFVDGRGGGPGGDRGVGSQISTWVAEHYTAVTVDGTTVYDLSAPAR, from the coding sequence GTGACCAGCACCCTCGACCGGACACCGACCCGGTCCGATCCTGCCCCCACCGCGGCCGGCCGGTCGCGGTGGGGGCGGCCCGCCGCGGTGGCCGCCCTGCTCGTCGGGACGGGTGTGCTCTACCTGTGGAACCTGGGTGCCTCGGGCTGGGCGAACTCGTTCTACGCGGCCGCGGTCCAGGCGGGTGCGCAGGACTGGACGGCGTTCTTCTTCGGCTCGCTCGACCCGCAGAACGGCATCACCGTCGACAAGCCGCCGGCGTCGCTGTGGCCGATGGAGATCGCCGCGCGGATCTTCGGCTTCAGCTCCTGGAGCATGCTGGTGCCGCAGGCGCTGATGGGCGTCGCCGCGGTGGGGCTGCTCTACGCCGCGGTGCGCCGGGTGTCCGGGCACGGCGCGGGGCTGTTCGCGGGCGCGCTGCTCGCGCTGACCCCCGTCGCGGCACTGATGTTCCGTTTCAACAACCCCGACGCGCTGCTGACCCTGCTGATGGTCGCCGCGGCCTACCTCGTCGTGCGCGGCTGCGCCGACGGGCGGACGCGCTGGATCGTCGGTGCCGGGCTGGTGCTCGGGTTCGCGTTCCTGGCCAAGTCGCTGCAGGCGTTCCTGGTACTCCCGGGGATGACACTGGCCTGGTCGTGGGCCGCGCCGGTCCGTCCGTGGCGACGGGTGTGGCAGCTGTTGGCCGGGGGCGCCGGGATCGTCGTCGGGGCCGGGTGGTGGCTGCTCGCGGTCGCGCTGTGGCCGGTCGGCGCGCGTCCCTACATCGGCGGCTCGGGGGACAACACCCCCCTGGGACTGGCGTTCGGCTACAACGGCCTCGGCCGGATCACCGGCGGGGAGCGCATGGGCGGCGGCATGCCCGGAGGCGGCATGCCCGGAGGCGCCGCGACGGGTGACTCCGCGGACGGCGCGACCGGCGGGATGCCCGGCACGACCGGCGGCGGCATGCCCGACGCCATGGGCGGGGGCATGCCCGGCGGCATGGCCGGCGGACCCGGCGGCGGGGGCATGGGCGGCGGCTTCGGCGGGCAGACCGGACTGCTGCGGATGTTCGAGTCCTCGTTCGGCACGCAGGTGTCCTGGCTGCTGCCGGCCGCGCTGGTCCTGCTGGTCGCGGCGCTGGTCCTGCGCGGACGGGTGGCCCGCACCGACGGTGTGCGCGCGTCGCTGCTGCTGTGGGGCGGATGGACGCTGGTGACGATGCTGGTGCTCTCCTACATGGAGGGCATCGTGCACCCGTACTACTCGGTGGCACTGGCGCCGGGGATCGCGGCGCTGGTCGCGATCGGCGGCCGGGAGGTGCTGGCCCACCGCGACCGCTGGTGGGCGCGCGGAGTCCTCGCCGCGACGACGGTCGGCACCGCGGTGTGGGCGTTCGTTCTGCTCGGCTGGTCCCCGGAGTTCCTTCCGTGGCTGCGCTGGGTGGTGCTGGTGCTCGGTGTCGTGGCCGGGGCGGCGCTGCTGCTGCCCGCAGGACGGCGGTGGTGGACGGCCGTGGTCCTCGGCGCGGCGCTGCTCAGCGGGATCGCGGCCCCGGCGGCGGCCGTGCAGACGGCCGCGACGACCCACCAGGGGTCGATCCCGACCGCGGGGCCGACCGTCTCCGGTTCCGACGGCGGACCGGGCGGCGGGCCGGGTGACGGCGACGGCCGTGGCATGCGCGACCGGGGTGGCGACGCCTCCGGAACCCGAGCCGGTACCGGTGGCGACGGCGCCACGCCGGGCGTCGGCACCACTCCGGGCGGCAGCACCACCCCGGGCGACGGCACCACCGCGGGCAGCAGTGCCATCCCGGGCGGTGGCGGCACCGCGGACGGCAGCGCCGATCCCTCCGACGGCACCACCGCGGGCGACGGCACGACCCGGCCCGGCGCGGGTGGTCCCGGCGGCGGACCGGACGAGGGGCGGTCGAGCGAGCAGGTGGCGGCCCTGCTGCGGGATGCGGGCCCGGCCCGCTGGGCCGCGGCGACCGTCGGTTCGCAGAGCGCGGCCTCTCTGATGCTCGCCGCCGGACCCGACACCGCGGTGTTCGCGATCGGCGGCTGGTCCGGCAGCGACGAGGCACCGACCCTGGAGCAGTTCCAGCAGTACGTGCAGCAGGGCGACGTCCGGTACTTCGTCGACGGACGCGGCGGCGGACCGGGCGGTGACCGGGGCGTCGGCTCACAGATCAGCACCTGGGTGGCCGAGCACTACACGGCCGTCACGGTCGACGGCACCACGGTCTACGACCTGTCCGCGCCGGCGCGCTGA
- a CDS encoding bifunctional glycosyltransferase family 2/GtrA family protein, with translation MTTVATGPVPGTRPESGRHPRTVLDIVVPVYNEEGDLESSVRRLHAFLTGSFPYSFRITVADNASTDATPAIAARLAGEIAEVRTVRLEQKGRGRALRHVWSASDADVLAYCDVDLSTDLGALLPLVAPLVSGHSDLAIGTRLARASRVVRGPKREFISRSYNLILRGALSARFSDAQCGFKAIRSDVARRLLPLVEDTGWFFDTELLVLAERAGLRIHEVPVDWVDDPNSSVDIVATATADLKGVWRVGRALATGTLPLADIRAQLGRAPLEPTPVPGVPRSMPFQLARFAAIGVASTAANLLLFLALRGVLGMIAANVVAMLICAVANTALNRRFTFGVRGRDRAVTHQFQGLIVFGLGLALTTGALALLGALVPGAHLAVEVVVIVVANLVATVLRFVLFRAWVFRPAAATPATVPLEKATAL, from the coding sequence ATGACCACAGTCGCCACCGGCCCCGTGCCCGGCACCCGCCCGGAATCCGGCCGACACCCGCGGACGGTGCTCGACATCGTCGTCCCCGTCTACAACGAGGAGGGTGACCTCGAGTCCTCGGTCCGCCGGCTGCACGCGTTCCTCACCGGCAGCTTCCCGTACTCGTTCCGGATCACCGTCGCCGACAACGCCAGCACCGACGCCACTCCGGCGATCGCGGCGCGGCTGGCCGGCGAGATCGCCGAGGTCCGCACCGTGCGTCTGGAGCAGAAGGGCCGCGGCCGCGCACTGCGGCACGTGTGGTCCGCCTCGGACGCCGACGTGCTGGCCTACTGCGACGTCGACCTGTCCACCGACCTGGGTGCCCTGCTCCCGCTGGTGGCCCCGCTGGTGTCCGGGCACTCGGACCTGGCGATCGGCACCCGGCTGGCGCGGGCGTCGCGGGTGGTACGCGGCCCGAAGCGGGAGTTCATCTCGCGCAGCTACAACCTGATCCTGCGCGGGGCGCTGTCGGCCCGCTTCTCCGACGCCCAGTGCGGCTTCAAGGCGATCCGCTCCGACGTCGCGCGGCGGCTGCTGCCGCTGGTGGAGGACACCGGCTGGTTCTTCGACACCGAGCTGCTGGTGCTGGCCGAGCGGGCCGGGCTGCGCATCCACGAGGTGCCGGTCGACTGGGTCGACGACCCGAACTCCAGCGTGGACATCGTCGCGACCGCGACCGCGGACCTGAAGGGCGTGTGGCGGGTCGGGCGGGCGCTGGCGACGGGAACGCTGCCGCTGGCCGACATCCGGGCCCAGCTCGGCCGGGCGCCACTGGAACCGACCCCGGTGCCGGGTGTGCCGCGGTCGATGCCGTTCCAGCTGGCGCGCTTCGCGGCGATCGGGGTCGCGTCGACCGCGGCGAACCTGCTGCTGTTCCTCGCCCTGCGCGGAGTCCTCGGCATGATCGCGGCGAACGTGGTGGCCATGCTGATCTGCGCGGTGGCCAACACCGCGCTCAACCGGCGTTTCACCTTCGGCGTCCGGGGCCGCGACCGCGCGGTCACCCACCAGTTCCAGGGCCTCATCGTGTTCGGGCTGGGGCTGGCCCTGACCACCGGCGCGCTCGCCCTGCTCGGGGCGCTGGTGCCGGGTGCGCACCTGGCCGTCGAGGTCGTGGTGATCGTGGTGGCGAACCTCGTCGCCACGGTGCTGCGCTTCGTCCTGTTCCGCGCGTGGGTGTTCCGGCCGGCTGCCGCCACCCCCGCGACCGTTCCGCTCGAGAAGGCGACCGCCCTGTGA